Part of the Sorghum bicolor cultivar BTx623 chromosome 1, Sorghum_bicolor_NCBIv3, whole genome shotgun sequence genome, ACCGGCCTGCCGGAGCTCGTCGTGGAGCCGACCGGTGCGCGCTCCATGTCGTTCGTGGGCACGCACGAGTACCTGGCCCCGGAGATCATCAAGGGCGAGGGCCACGGCAGCGCGGTGGACTGGTGGACGTTCGGCATCTTCCTGCACGAGCTCATGTACGGCAAGACGCCGTTCAAGGGGCAGACGAACCGCGCCACGCTGTTCAACGTCGTCGGGCAGCAGCTCAAGTTCCCGGACTGCCCCGGCACGAGCAACGCCAGCAGGGacctcatcaagggcctgctggCCAAGGAGCCCCAGAGCCGGCTGGGCGTCAAGCGCGGCGCGGCGGAGATAAAGCAGCATCCCTTCTTCGAGGGCGTCAACTGGGCGCTTATCCGGTGCAGCACTCCCCCCGGCGTGCCCAGGGCCGTCGAGCCCGCCGCGGTTGCATTGCCTGCGCCGGCAaagccagcgccggcgccggtggAGAGGGTGGAGATCAATAGCAGCAGCAAGAGGATGGCAGGAGCTGCGGCCGGTGCCGAGTCCGGAGGGAAGTTCTTAGACTTCGAGTTCTTCTAGCTAGTTTGATTAGTTGATTGACGATACTCGTTGCGATTCCAGTTGTAGGTGTAGTTCCATACTGGAGTACTAGCGTTTGGACGCCAGTGGTAATGTCTGACTGGTTCCAGTTACTTCTAAGTATGTTGCATTGTCTCACTCTGTCGCTTGTTGAGAGTTGAGACTCATCCCATGTCACTAGACACCAGTAGTTGCTTAGTCAAAGAGTAAGCCATGAAGTTTGAGTAGTCGAAGAAACGATTTTCGTCATGTCTGTTGCCATCAAAAAAGTTATATTACTACATGATCAGCACTGAAATACACCAGGAAATGTGCCCAAGCATCCTGTACTGTACCAAAATGTGAATGCCCCATACTATGAAGCGGAACAGAGTAAAATGCAGAGGTTCTCGTACGTTAGTAAAGTATACATGCACTACACGACCAGGTTCTCTGGTGCGTCGATGAGTCCCATGCCGGCGGCGGGGCTCCGGTGCCGCATGAGCACGCGCAGCTGCGCCCGCTGGCACTCGAGGTTGGACACGAGATCCACCCTCTCCTCGCGCGGGCCGCGCAGGCGCACGGCCTTGGGGAACTCCACGAACCCCTTGATCCCTCTCCGGATGTGCGGGTTCTCGCCGCCGCCGGGCTCTCGCCGGTGCGGTTGAGTCCGGCTCGGGCTCTGTTGCCCGTGCTGACTCGTCGACTTGCTCCCGTCGGGGCtgctgcagcagctgctgctctTGTTGATGTCGCTGacactggcggcggcggcggcggcagtagtagtagcagcgtGGAGCTGGGCCACGGCGTCGTCGATCTCCCGCAGCTTCTCCTCCACCGCCGCCCTGGCGTCGGCGAGCTTCATCTGCACGCGCTCCTCGCGCCAGAGCTCGGCGACGCGCAGCATCCGCCgctcctcctcgacgccctccaGCGCGCGCTCCGCCTCCTCCCGCAGCGCCCGGCACTCGGcctcgccgcgccgccgctcgTCGGCCAGCTCCGCCGCCAGCGCCTCGCTCAGCGCCTCTGCCttgcgccgcatccgccgctcgAACTCCAGCTCCGCCCTCAGGTCCCTGATGCGCGCCACGCAGAGCTCCAGCTCCGACGACATGGCGCCGTACCCGTACCCGTACCCGTACCCTTGGTCGTCGACCTCTTCCACCTCCTCGTAATCGTCGGGCGCAATGATCATAGGGGGCTCGGGATCCCTGCGGTTGCGGGCTTGACAAGAAGCAGAGGGCGAGCAGCAGGATGAGAGATGGGTGTTGTCGTGCGGGGCGTAGTGGGGGTTGTGATAAAGCTTCCAAGGTGGAGAGCCGGCGCCATGATTGGCCTCCACTTGCACCACCGACGCCATATTTTGCGAGCTCGGGATCCACTATTTTACCCGTCCGTCCTCTACTCTACTCGAGAGCAGGCCGGGGTGGGACTGGGATCGGGGAAAGTGACGCGTGCATGCATGGCCCCAACCCCAAGCGTCTGGTCACCAGCTCCTCCAAGCTTCGACTT contains:
- the LOC8058069 gene encoding protein BRANCHLESS TRICHOME — encoded protein: MASVVQVEANHGAGSPPWKLYHNPHYAPHDNTHLSSCCSPSASCQARNRRDPEPPMIIAPDDYEEVEEVDDQGYGYGYGYGAMSSELELCVARIRDLRAELEFERRMRRKAEALSEALAAELADERRRGEAECRALREEAERALEGVEEERRMLRVAELWREERVQMKLADARAAVEEKLREIDDAVAQLHAATTTAAAAAASVSDINKSSSCCSSPDGSKSTSQHGQQSPSRTQPHRREPGGGENPHIRRGIKGFVEFPKAVRLRGPREERVDLVSNLECQRAQLRVLMRHRSPAAGMGLIDAPENLVV